One part of the Quercus lobata isolate SW786 chromosome 7, ValleyOak3.0 Primary Assembly, whole genome shotgun sequence genome encodes these proteins:
- the LOC115952757 gene encoding 33 kDa ribonucleoprotein, chloroplastic — MSASSLFSMAVATTTASSSSLCNNLSFPHSPIPTPTHTHFPSKPKPLKPLNLKTHLYNFPPLPLISLPHFHRAVASFDDLETEKESQSTEQQDPEAEFSENQEEEEEEEEEEEEEEGEQQKVFGSNEERRLYVGNLPYSMTSAQLAEIFEQAGHVVSVEVVYDRVTDRSRGFAFVSMGSAEEAKEAIRMFDGSQVGGRIVKVNFPEVPKGGEREVMGPKMWGTNRGYIDSPHKIYAGNLGWGLTSQGLRDAFADQRGLLSAKVIYERDTGRSRGFGFVSFETTEDAESALSSMNGVEVEGRPLRLNMAAQRAQSASPPVVERNVENNLDSSNLLSSISS; from the exons ATGTCAGCCTCATCCCTCTTCTCTATGGCTGTTGCTACAACCACAGCTTCTTCCTCCTCTCTCTGCAACAACCTCTCTTTCCCTCACTCTCCCATCCCCACTCCCACTCACACACACTTCCCATCAAAACCCAAACCTCTAAAACCCCTTAACCTCAAAACCCACCTCTACAATTTCCCTCCTTTACCTCTCATCTCTCTGCCACACTTTCACCGTGCTGTGGCTTCATTCGACGACTTAGAAACCGAAAAGGAGAGCCAAAGCACAGAACAACAAGACCCAGAAGCAGAATTCAgtgaaaatcaagaagaagaagaagaagaagaagaagaagaagaggaagaagaaggagagcaGCAAAAGGTATTTGGTTCTAATGAAGAAAGGAGGCTGTACGTGGGGAATTTGCCATATTCTATGACTTCTGCTCAATTGGCTGAGATTTTTGAACAGGCTGGACATGTGGTTTCTGTCGAG GTTGTATATGATCGAGTTACGGACAGGAGTAGAGGGTTCGCGTTTGTTTCAATGGGAAGTGCTGAAGAAGCTAAAGAGGCAATTCGCATGTTTGATGGTTCT CAAGTTGGAGGCCGAATTGTTAAGGTGAACTTCCCAGAAGTGCCAAAGGGAGGTGAAAGGGAAGTAATGGGGCCGAAGATGTGGGGCACCAACAGGGGCTATATAGACAGCCCTCACAAGATCTATGCTGGAAACCTTGGTTGGGGCCTCACTTCCCAGGGTCTAAGAGATGCTTTTGCAGATCAGCGAGGCCTATTGAGTGCCAAAGTCATTTATGAGAGAGACACAGGAAGATCACGTGGTTTTGGGTTTGTCTCTTTTGAAACCACCGAGGATGCAGAATCTGCATTGAGTTCCATGAACGGAGTG GAGGTTGAAGGGCGGCCTTTACGATTAAATATGGCTGCACAAAGGGCTCAGTCTGCTTCTCCACCGGTGGTGGAAAGAAATGTGGAGAACAATCTTGACAGCAGCAATTTGCTTTCTAGCATCAGCAGCTGA